One Ethanoligenens harbinense YUAN-3 genomic window carries:
- a CDS encoding DsrE family protein, with translation MDPRVVFHIDETQKWNLIINSVHNLLLSYEGIFPNAIVEVLANSEAVKGYLLDGGIADSHTMEALSQKGVRFVACNHALQGMKITKEQICQFVKIVPAGVRELVDRQMEGYAYIKP, from the coding sequence ATGGACCCTCGGGTTGTTTTTCATATAGATGAAACTCAAAAATGGAATCTGATTATCAACAGTGTTCATAATCTGTTGTTGTCGTATGAGGGTATATTCCCTAATGCAATAGTAGAGGTGTTGGCTAATTCAGAAGCTGTTAAGGGTTATTTACTCGATGGCGGCATCGCCGATTCGCACACAATGGAGGCCTTGTCACAAAAGGGGGTTCGGTTTGTGGCTTGTAATCATGCATTGCAAGGGATGAAGATTACCAAAGAGCAGATATGCCAATTCGTAAAGATTGTTCCTGCTGGGGTCAGGGAATTAGTTGACAGGCAGATGGAGGGATATGCATACATCAAACCATAA
- a CDS encoding gp53-like domain-containing protein: MANHTQFFSDGTTVYGASDFIAPMNALTTSGIIGGYQVTAPSSGMTVNVAAGSAILNGVLTTDDTTQAVPVPTNTGGNARTDAIVLQIDATAMTTTVVDVPGATTEAANQILLAVVTVPAGASSIVAGNIDGSGRVYAGLDNPFAAVASASLGSNGYVLLGNGLALQWGTLSLGAFPAYTDVSFPQAFSAVPFTIVATMEDSAPYAVSTAVWTATKFTAIQADSVAHLMHWFAVGPMAVVRT; encoded by the coding sequence ATGGCAAACCACACCCAATTTTTCAGCGACGGTACGACCGTCTACGGCGCGTCGGACTTCATCGCGCCAATGAACGCGCTCACCACCAGCGGCATTATCGGCGGCTATCAGGTTACGGCCCCGTCATCCGGCATGACAGTCAACGTCGCGGCGGGCAGCGCCATCCTGAATGGTGTGCTGACGACCGACGACACCACGCAGGCCGTTCCCGTTCCCACCAACACCGGCGGAAACGCACGCACCGACGCCATCGTGCTGCAAATCGACGCCACCGCCATGACCACGACCGTCGTCGATGTTCCCGGCGCCACCACGGAGGCAGCCAACCAGATTCTGCTGGCGGTCGTCACGGTGCCCGCCGGGGCAAGCAGCATCGTGGCCGGAAACATCGACGGCAGCGGGCGCGTTTACGCCGGGCTGGACAACCCCTTCGCGGCGGTAGCATCCGCTTCGCTGGGGTCCAACGGCTATGTGCTGCTGGGGAACGGTCTGGCACTGCAATGGGGCACACTCTCGCTTGGCGCTTTCCCCGCTTACACGGATGTATCTTTCCCGCAGGCATTTAGCGCCGTGCCGTTTACCATCGTGGCCACCATGGAGGACAGCGCACCGTATGCCGTATCCACCGCCGTGTGGACGGCAACCAAATTTACGGCAATCCAGGCGGATAGCGTGGCGCACCTTATGCACTGGTTCGCCGTTGGGCCGATGGCCGTCGTTAGGACGTGA
- a CDS encoding YibE/F family protein, translated as MLSKWFPDTFTAIRRVVLAALLVLYVVFLVFFNQIPKTTIVDYSGRTFARASVVEIVKDNLASNGQRYGNQIVNLQVLEGKYKGRVMTATSSDGFLVGAVCKVGMEVVAMISVSGDTSVVTVYSPNRQVALYGFVGAFLLVLWMVGGKKGIRSAIALLFTFSSIIFLYLPMIYRGFSPFWGAVLISVFTTIVSLYIIGGYTVKVLSGILGTIFGIVIAGVAAALFGQVAGISGYNVSNIDTLVLIGQNTHIQIGDLLFAGILFSSLGAVMDVGYSIASAIDEISEQNATISPKQLFMSGIHVGRDMTGTMCNTLILAFAGGMLSTLVTLYAYNQPFLQTINSYDVGIDIMESLSGSFGVILAVPMVALVSSRLIPILRTRRLKKQMLQKTSGTPTDLVH; from the coding sequence ATGCTCTCAAAATGGTTTCCCGATACGTTTACTGCGATCCGCCGAGTGGTACTTGCAGCGCTTCTGGTGCTGTATGTGGTGTTTCTGGTCTTTTTCAACCAGATCCCGAAAACGACGATTGTGGACTATAGCGGCAGGACGTTTGCCCGGGCCAGCGTGGTCGAGATCGTGAAGGACAATCTGGCATCAAACGGCCAGCGCTATGGCAATCAGATCGTCAACCTGCAGGTGCTGGAGGGAAAATACAAGGGCCGGGTCATGACCGCCACAAGCTCGGACGGTTTCCTGGTCGGTGCTGTGTGCAAGGTGGGCATGGAGGTCGTCGCCATGATCAGCGTATCCGGTGACACCTCGGTCGTAACGGTTTACAGCCCCAACCGCCAGGTAGCATTGTATGGATTCGTCGGTGCATTTTTGTTGGTGCTCTGGATGGTGGGCGGCAAAAAGGGCATTCGCTCCGCGATTGCACTGCTCTTTACATTTTCATCGATCATTTTCCTTTACCTGCCCATGATTTACCGGGGATTTTCGCCGTTTTGGGGAGCTGTCCTCATCTCAGTGTTTACAACGATTGTCAGCCTATATATCATCGGCGGCTACACCGTGAAAGTGCTTTCGGGTATTTTGGGAACCATTTTTGGCATTGTAATCGCCGGCGTGGCTGCCGCTCTGTTTGGACAGGTGGCCGGCATATCGGGATATAATGTTTCCAATATCGATACACTTGTTCTCATTGGCCAGAACACACATATCCAGATTGGCGACCTGCTGTTTGCGGGAATCCTGTTCTCTTCGCTGGGTGCCGTAATGGATGTGGGGTATTCCATTGCTTCCGCTATTGACGAAATCAGTGAGCAAAACGCCACCATCTCCCCCAAGCAGCTTTTTATGTCGGGCATCCACGTAGGCCGCGATATGACCGGCACCATGTGCAACACATTGATCCTCGCATTTGCAGGGGGCATGCTGAGTACTCTTGTCACGCTGTATGCCTATAACCAACCGTTTTTGCAGACCATCAACTCCTACGATGTCGGTATCGATATAATGGAAAGTTTGTCCGGCAGTTTCGGCGTCATTCTGGCGGTGCCGATGGTTGCCCTGGTGTCTTCCAGACTGATCCCCATCTTACGGACCAGACGTTTAAAAAAGCAGATGTTACAGAAAACATCGGGCACCCCGACGGATCTGGTTCACTGA
- a CDS encoding DUF4288 domain-containing protein: protein MDAHHSDTNTFFAESLLLVKASDFDEAYEVAEVSAKMDKAKWQNMNFISP from the coding sequence ATGGATGCGCATCATAGTGATACAAATACGTTTTTTGCAGAAAGCTTATTGTTGGTAAAAGCATCCGATTTTGATGAGGCATATGAAGTCGCGGAAGTATCTGCAAAAATGGATAAGGCCAAATGGCAAAACATGAATTTTATAAGTCCATAG
- a CDS encoding glycoside hydrolase family 25 protein — protein sequence MHKIIRCAAVWLLTAALLCATVVPAMAVTPPGGAVSYHGVDIYHGTSDNGQINWNRLAQTQNFVYIKTDEGISYVDRMWTINRTAAAAHGMAWGPYHFLRLNSDPVKQADSFWARIRGTGYSLVPAVDVESYDGQQSAASMRQIIRAFITELQRVSGITPVLYTYTAYANDILRGQFTDCPLWLADYRGYAGDVVGWGAWDAWQYSEHGQIEAISNNEVDLDYATAGIYVGGAHTPANPYPYIISVQRGNYQRRTVRTSASWSARVIGHISVGDNYEIMGPTNSEGWVQIGLCGHAIGYVPAYCF from the coding sequence ATGCACAAAATTATCAGATGCGCCGCCGTGTGGCTGCTCACGGCGGCATTGCTGTGCGCCACCGTTGTCCCGGCGATGGCCGTAACGCCGCCGGGCGGCGCGGTATCCTATCATGGTGTGGACATCTACCATGGAACAAGCGACAACGGACAGATCAATTGGAACAGACTGGCGCAAACACAGAATTTTGTCTACATAAAAACCGACGAAGGCATATCGTATGTGGACAGAATGTGGACGATCAACCGCACCGCAGCAGCCGCTCACGGCATGGCATGGGGTCCGTATCACTTTCTGCGCCTCAACAGCGACCCCGTGAAACAGGCAGACAGTTTCTGGGCGCGCATCCGGGGCACTGGATATTCTCTTGTTCCTGCCGTAGATGTAGAGAGCTACGACGGACAACAGAGTGCCGCCTCCATGCGGCAGATCATCCGGGCATTCATCACGGAGCTTCAGCGCGTTTCCGGCATCACACCAGTGCTCTACACCTACACGGCCTACGCCAATGACATCCTGCGCGGGCAGTTTACAGATTGTCCGCTGTGGCTGGCGGATTACCGGGGATATGCCGGAGATGTGGTCGGCTGGGGGGCATGGGATGCCTGGCAATATTCAGAGCACGGACAGATTGAGGCCATCTCCAACAATGAGGTCGATCTGGACTATGCCACTGCGGGAATCTATGTAGGTGGAGCGCATACTCCCGCAAATCCATATCCGTACATTATCTCTGTCCAGCGCGGGAACTATCAGCGCCGCACTGTACGCACGTCCGCGTCTTGGTCTGCCCGCGTAATCGGCCATATATCCGTCGGGGACAACTACGAGATCATGGGGCCGACCAACTCCGAGGGATGGGTGCAGATCGGCCTGTGTGGGCACGCCATTGGGTACGTTCCGGCGTACTGCTTTTAA
- a CDS encoding diguanylate cyclase, with product MASKEFKNDLILQNIQRGKLLAIVIIVFETVYLLIDVICSFQKISNTFSFYSYSIMYFMMISINLVYLFLTHCFTLKCIHTSATNALFTFYLTLIMAWGSVISLMDQRLYGQLMSFMVNMIVCSIIYLMDAKMMRIPYLISIIILTVGLPFFQRSSNVLIGHYVNLLVFVVISWMASRIVYRNYCDNYVIEKLMNQSKILLEKGMEENRIINRELAIANMQLKKLTLMDELTELPNRRSFREFVDKTFQMHSTVSVIMIDIDYFKQYNDSYGHDAGDAALTTVAKQIGSIVENTYQIAVRWGGEEFIYAAFNITKENIIEIANALRLRILNLKIPNRNSLACPYITISLGICTGTVANIKNFDSIIKIADQALYQAKNNGRNRVTILDYEEETL from the coding sequence TTGGCAAGCAAAGAGTTTAAAAATGACCTGATCCTCCAAAATATTCAAAGAGGAAAGTTGCTGGCAATCGTTATCATAGTCTTCGAGACTGTTTATCTGCTAATTGATGTCATTTGTTCTTTTCAGAAAATCAGCAATACATTTTCCTTTTATTCGTATTCCATCATGTATTTTATGATGATTTCCATCAACTTGGTGTATTTGTTTTTGACCCACTGTTTTACTCTGAAATGTATTCATACAAGCGCGACCAATGCTCTATTTACATTTTATTTGACCCTGATTATGGCCTGGGGAAGCGTTATCTCTCTGATGGATCAGCGATTATATGGCCAGCTAATGTCTTTTATGGTCAACATGATCGTATGCTCTATCATTTATTTGATGGACGCAAAAATGATGAGAATCCCTTATTTGATTTCTATAATCATTCTCACGGTTGGTCTGCCGTTTTTTCAGAGATCAAGCAATGTGCTGATCGGTCATTACGTAAATCTGCTTGTTTTTGTTGTCATATCTTGGATGGCATCGAGAATTGTATACCGCAATTACTGCGATAACTATGTCATCGAAAAACTCATGAATCAGTCGAAAATACTACTCGAAAAGGGAATGGAAGAAAACAGGATCATTAATAGAGAGCTTGCTATCGCGAACATGCAGTTGAAAAAACTTACGCTTATGGACGAGTTGACGGAGCTTCCAAATCGCAGAAGTTTTCGTGAGTTTGTTGATAAGACGTTTCAAATGCATTCTACTGTATCTGTCATCATGATAGATATTGACTACTTCAAGCAGTATAACGATTCCTACGGGCATGACGCGGGAGATGCAGCATTGACTACGGTGGCAAAACAGATCGGTTCCATAGTCGAAAACACATACCAAATCGCCGTTCGCTGGGGCGGTGAGGAATTTATCTATGCGGCTTTCAATATAACCAAAGAAAACATTATCGAGATTGCCAATGCGCTCCGATTGAGAATTTTAAATCTCAAAATTCCAAACCGGAATTCCCTTGCTTGTCCTTATATCACCATTAGCTTGGGTATCTGCACTGGGACTGTAGCAAACATAAAAAATTTTGACAGTATAATTAAAATTGCTGACCAAGCTCTATATCAAGCAAAAAATAACGGTCGGAATCGCGTCACTATCTTGGACTATGAGGAGGAAACTTTATGA
- a CDS encoding C1 family peptidase, with protein sequence MRHKYLLRPDAPDARDYRFSALAPVPVLHDTDYTAKFPPVWDQGQLSSCQSHAIDAIDAYVKGYAFTPSHLFEYYNVRALMGTVSEDSGGDLRTTCQALSNNGVCDAAVWPYNISRFADKPPQVAYDNANLDNDKIYTYYRVSGIDQIRQALSAGHTPLIGIRIYENFESQTTLQSGIIPAPGGALLGGHALVIVAHHDEPSTGCKAKDFMGHVVLRHSAGFFKIRNSWGTGIGLNGSGYFTATYEVLEKLLMDTWVIVQ encoded by the coding sequence ATGCGACACAAATATCTGCTCCGCCCGGATGCGCCGGATGCGCGCGACTATCGTTTTTCCGCGCTGGCCCCGGTGCCCGTTTTGCACGACACCGACTACACCGCCAAATTTCCTCCCGTTTGGGATCAGGGACAGCTCAGCAGCTGCCAGAGCCATGCCATCGACGCCATCGACGCGTATGTCAAGGGATATGCGTTCACGCCGTCCCACCTGTTTGAATACTACAACGTGCGCGCGCTGATGGGCACCGTGAGCGAGGACTCCGGCGGCGACCTGCGCACCACCTGTCAGGCATTATCCAACAACGGCGTGTGCGACGCGGCTGTCTGGCCGTATAACATCTCCCGATTTGCCGACAAACCCCCGCAGGTCGCTTATGACAACGCCAATCTGGACAACGACAAAATCTATACCTACTACCGCGTATCCGGCATCGATCAGATCCGGCAGGCGCTTTCCGCCGGGCACACGCCGCTCATCGGCATCCGAATATACGAAAACTTTGAATCCCAGACCACACTGCAAAGCGGCATCATCCCCGCGCCGGGCGGCGCGCTGCTGGGCGGACACGCGCTGGTGATTGTCGCCCATCATGACGAGCCGTCCACAGGTTGCAAGGCCAAGGATTTTATGGGCCATGTGGTTCTGCGCCACAGCGCCGGATTTTTCAAAATTCGCAACAGCTGGGGTACCGGCATCGGCTTGAACGGTTCCGGCTATTTCACGGCCACCTATGAGGTGCTGGAAAAGCTGCTGATGGATACGTGGGTAATCGTACAGTAG
- a CDS encoding metallophosphoesterase, whose amino-acid sequence MNIRKKACIGTVAVLLALSAGMTAMAKTANFQDASAKGGNEWAVFNSNWASIRDNTGLITLTPGTDSSQMNFAWYSNAQEAPVIHVSAKSDMSSSQIFSGTSTSFTSSNGTTYFSNKVTVTGLTASATYYYTYNDGSTPTAFTTGNPSNFSFLWAGDPQIGSSQGDVTDSGATLSESDADINDSFNWAATLTTALQAHPGFNFILSAGDQCQYSSSGTNALPEQEYAGFASPSLLRSLPVATTIGNHDSKHPDLQYHYNNPNAVTASAPSAAGNDYYYSYGNALFIVLDTNNMNMADHENTLKAATQAYPNDKWRIVSFHQDVYGSGNDHSDSDGIILRTQITPLMKTYGIDVVLNGHDHSYSRSYDLVDNGQTHTTFSSTDKTSDGTAVSHDDYLSANNCYTILNPKNADGSYIDQTTSIDPQGTYYFTSDSATGSKYYNLITPQQNYVAKRWQSFIPTYSIVNVTETGFTINTYETDTGSKIDDTFTIVKSADKTSLQALIQTAQAVDKSKYTDTSYTVLQTAIANAQAVVNNPAATSADISNAYGQLQQAYSNLVLTSSPSATQTGLTTGGTTSSTTSTTSNSTVSNPNTGEVGNMYSELAFLGLIGAGVVLITSKLKKRFK is encoded by the coding sequence ATGAATATTCGTAAAAAAGCGTGCATTGGCACCGTAGCCGTGCTTCTGGCGCTCAGCGCAGGCATGACGGCCATGGCCAAAACGGCCAACTTCCAGGATGCCTCTGCAAAAGGCGGCAACGAGTGGGCTGTCTTCAACAGCAACTGGGCTTCGATCCGGGACAACACCGGCCTGATTACTCTGACACCGGGCACCGACAGCTCGCAGATGAATTTTGCTTGGTACTCGAACGCGCAGGAGGCCCCGGTGATCCATGTATCCGCCAAGTCGGACATGAGCAGCTCCCAGATCTTCAGTGGCACGAGCACGTCTTTTACCTCAAGCAACGGCACCACCTATTTTTCCAACAAAGTGACCGTGACCGGCCTTACTGCAAGCGCGACCTACTATTATACGTATAATGACGGCAGCACCCCGACGGCTTTCACGACCGGAAACCCCTCCAACTTCAGCTTCCTCTGGGCAGGCGATCCGCAGATCGGTTCCTCTCAGGGCGATGTGACCGACAGCGGCGCGACGCTGTCCGAGTCGGACGCGGACATCAACGATTCGTTCAACTGGGCGGCTACGCTGACGACCGCGCTGCAGGCACATCCCGGTTTCAACTTCATCCTTTCCGCCGGTGACCAATGCCAGTACAGCAGCAGCGGCACCAATGCCCTGCCGGAACAGGAATACGCCGGTTTTGCGTCCCCTAGCCTGCTCCGTTCGCTTCCGGTTGCCACCACCATCGGTAACCACGACAGCAAGCATCCGGACCTGCAGTACCACTACAACAATCCCAACGCCGTCACCGCCTCTGCGCCAAGCGCCGCGGGCAACGACTACTACTACAGCTACGGCAACGCGCTGTTCATCGTGCTCGATACCAACAACATGAACATGGCCGACCACGAAAACACCCTCAAGGCGGCCACCCAGGCTTATCCGAACGACAAATGGCGCATCGTTTCGTTCCATCAGGACGTTTACGGTTCCGGCAACGATCATTCCGATTCCGACGGCATTATCCTGCGCACCCAGATCACCCCGCTTATGAAAACCTATGGCATCGACGTGGTGCTCAACGGACATGACCACAGCTATTCCCGTTCGTACGATCTGGTCGACAACGGCCAGACACACACCACTTTCTCCAGCACCGACAAAACAAGCGACGGCACGGCGGTTTCTCACGATGATTACCTGTCGGCCAACAACTGCTACACCATCCTCAACCCCAAGAACGCGGATGGCAGCTACATCGATCAGACGACCTCCATTGATCCCCAGGGCACCTACTACTTCACGTCCGACTCCGCTACCGGCAGCAAATATTACAACCTGATTACGCCGCAGCAGAACTATGTCGCCAAAAGATGGCAGAGCTTCATTCCCACCTACTCCATCGTCAACGTAACCGAGACCGGATTCACCATCAATACCTATGAGACCGACACCGGCTCCAAGATCGACGATACGTTCACCATTGTCAAATCGGCTGATAAAACCAGCCTGCAGGCTCTGATCCAGACGGCGCAGGCAGTGGATAAGAGCAAATACACGGATACCTCTTACACCGTGCTGCAGACCGCCATCGCCAATGCGCAGGCAGTTGTCAACAACCCGGCCGCTACCTCCGCGGATATCTCCAACGCCTATGGCCAGCTCCAGCAGGCCTACAGCAACCTCGTGCTGACGTCCTCGCCGTCTGCCACCCAGACCGGCCTGACCACCGGCGGCACGACTTCCTCCACCACCTCTACCACCTCCAACAGCACCGTCAGCAACCCGAACACCGGTGAAGTCGGCAATATGTACAGTGAGCTGGCGTTCCTGGGCCTCATCGGCGCGGGCGTGGTGTTGATTACCAGCAAACTCAAAAAGAGATTCAAATAA
- a CDS encoding recombinase family protein: MLLGYARVSTGEQLLDRQIDALELAGVEKIYHEKVTGAKVDRPKLNELLNHLRSGDVIVVSDLTRLSRSTKDLFSIVDRIQLAGADIKSLKESWIDTTTPQGKLLFTIFAGISQFERDLISQRTREGIAAAASRGRHGGRPSKRNPKADTALKMYDSQEYTIPEICSATGLSKSTLYRYVASRNQLRD; encoded by the coding sequence ATGTTGTTGGGATATGCTCGGGTGAGTACGGGCGAACAGCTGCTGGATCGGCAAATTGACGCGTTAGAATTGGCCGGTGTTGAAAAAATTTATCATGAGAAAGTCACTGGTGCAAAGGTCGACCGGCCAAAATTAAATGAACTCTTGAATCATTTACGGTCAGGAGATGTAATCGTAGTTTCTGATCTTACACGATTGAGCCGGAGTACCAAAGATCTGTTTTCTATCGTGGATCGTATCCAATTGGCGGGCGCCGATATCAAAAGTTTAAAGGAATCATGGATCGATACAACCACGCCGCAGGGAAAACTGCTTTTTACTATTTTTGCGGGAATTTCGCAATTTGAGCGTGATCTTATTTCTCAACGGACGAGAGAAGGAATTGCGGCTGCTGCATCTCGTGGCCGGCATGGTGGCCGACCCTCAAAAAGAAATCCAAAAGCGGATACTGCGCTCAAAATGTACGATAGCCAGGAATACACAATCCCCGAAATTTGCAGTGCCACAGGGCTTTCCAAGAGCACTTTATACCGCTATGTGGCATCGCGGAACCAGTTGCGCGACTGA
- a CDS encoding ABC transporter ATP-binding protein yields the protein MVRHGSRGSRFYHQTDEKPHITKALVFRIVAYFKPYWKIMAVILLLIVLTSAMEIVPPLLTKNIIDIALPQKNIRLLLLYIVLSFALLLLVNLISVGQSYLNTLVSKNIIRNLREDMYQHLLHMSIRFFSNVQAGEISSRINNDIGGIESVFSNTFIQILQGILVFVTTTVILLYINWKLAIISLLTLPLFLLPTRRVGRARWKIAADMQSKLAELTTLITETLNVSGMMLIKLFTKEKEEEKEFQNINDTVTKLGIRETVVGRWFIMTIQTFVAIGPMLIYLFGGLILIQYHDITIGGIVMFVTLVTRLYGPVNTFANIHVDIVRSMALFERIFQYLDLKNEIKEKPDACNIGRADGEIRFKHVFFSYKETNAPTLTDINMEIKSGQMAAFVGPSGAGKTTITYLVPRLYEVQSGAVLLDGIDIREIALHSLRNQIGMVTQDTYLFNTTIRENLLFARPNAKEAELVQACTTANIHDFIKSLPQGYDTVVGDRGIKLSGGEKQRISIARALLKDPRIVIFDEATSALDSNSETLIQQAIDPLLKTRTSLVIAHRLSTVLSADIIFVVENGHIVESGRHLDLIKLNGLYKDLYDKQFHSADESHSMQ from the coding sequence ATGGTTAGACATGGTTCAAGAGGTTCTCGCTTTTACCATCAAACGGACGAAAAACCACATATTACAAAAGCACTGGTTTTTCGCATTGTCGCATACTTTAAGCCATACTGGAAAATAATGGCGGTTATTCTTTTGCTGATTGTTCTTACATCGGCCATGGAAATCGTGCCTCCGTTGCTGACAAAAAACATTATTGACATTGCCTTGCCCCAAAAAAATATCCGATTGCTGCTGCTTTATATTGTGCTCTCTTTTGCCCTATTGCTGTTGGTAAATCTCATTTCGGTTGGACAGAGTTATCTGAATACGTTGGTCTCCAAAAATATCATCCGGAATCTGCGCGAAGATATGTACCAGCATTTGCTGCATATGTCCATCCGCTTTTTTTCCAATGTGCAGGCCGGGGAAATTTCCTCTCGCATCAATAACGATATTGGCGGAATCGAAAGCGTTTTTTCCAACACGTTTATTCAGATTTTGCAAGGCATTCTTGTTTTTGTCACAACGACGGTGATATTGCTTTATATCAATTGGAAATTGGCAATTATCAGCCTGCTGACTCTCCCGTTGTTTTTGCTTCCCACCAGAAGAGTAGGACGGGCGCGCTGGAAAATAGCAGCGGACATGCAATCAAAATTGGCAGAGCTCACGACCCTGATTACAGAAACCCTAAATGTCAGCGGTATGATGCTGATCAAACTTTTTACAAAAGAAAAGGAGGAGGAGAAGGAATTTCAAAACATAAATGATACGGTCACAAAGCTTGGCATACGGGAAACGGTCGTCGGACGTTGGTTTATCATGACCATTCAAACCTTTGTGGCCATAGGCCCCATGTTGATCTACCTGTTCGGCGGTTTGATTTTGATCCAGTATCACGATATCACCATAGGCGGCATCGTCATGTTCGTTACATTGGTAACACGACTGTATGGTCCGGTCAATACATTTGCAAACATCCATGTCGACATCGTGCGTTCAATGGCATTGTTTGAGCGCATTTTTCAATATCTTGACTTGAAAAATGAAATTAAAGAAAAACCGGATGCCTGCAACATCGGCAGGGCGGACGGAGAAATTCGTTTCAAGCATGTCTTTTTTTCTTACAAGGAGACCAATGCCCCAACGCTGACCGACATCAATATGGAGATCAAGTCTGGTCAAATGGCGGCTTTCGTTGGCCCCAGCGGAGCTGGAAAAACAACGATCACATATCTTGTGCCGCGGCTCTACGAAGTGCAATCCGGCGCCGTATTGCTGGATGGAATCGACATCAGAGAAATCGCACTGCATTCCCTGCGCAATCAAATCGGCATGGTAACGCAGGATACATACCTCTTCAATACAACTATCCGGGAAAATCTGTTGTTTGCCCGCCCCAACGCAAAGGAAGCTGAACTGGTTCAAGCCTGTACAACGGCCAATATCCATGATTTTATCAAGTCGCTTCCGCAGGGCTATGACACCGTGGTGGGCGATCGCGGGATCAAACTTTCCGGAGGTGAAAAGCAACGCATTTCCATTGCGCGAGCGCTCTTAAAAGATCCTCGGATCGTTATTTTTGATGAGGCTACCTCCGCATTGGACTCCAATTCGGAGACGCTCATCCAACAGGCGATTGATCCTCTTTTGAAAACCCGTACCAGCCTTGTTATTGCCCACAGGCTTTCTACGGTTTTGTCCGCAGACATCATTTTTGTTGTAGAGAACGGACATATCGTTGAAAGCGGGCGTCATCTCGATCTCATCAAGCTAAATGGGCTTTATAAAGACTTATATGACAAACAGTTTCATTCGGCTGATGAGAGCCATTCGATGCAATAA